The sequence CCATTCTTGAAACATATTTGGCAAGGAACGTTAAGCTTGTGACACTCTTGGTGTAACTTCTGAAAAAGGATTTCTCATAGGAAAAGATAAAGCAGACCAAGTGGAGGGTAGTGAAAGTTGAGGAGAAGTTTGATAAGGAAAAGATtaagatggtggtggtgttttGTATGGTGGAGCTTGTATGAATATAGAAATAAATCTAGGTGGAAAGTATGATGGTGGATTAGTGAGTCTTGGAGCATAGTATGATTGTGAGGTCTAAAAGAAGTAACTGTTTTAGATTCATCATGTTGAATAACAGTTTTGGATCTATCTTTCAACGTAATTTCTTCACTCATTAATAGATTGTGAAGCTCTCCAATCGTAACAGGTGGATTTCTAACTCTAATGGAAGTAGAGAAAGAGTCAAAAGCAGAATTGAGACCATTATGATCATAAACTATCATTTCAACTATTTCCAATTTTAGATCCAACAAGAAAAAGTGAATCTAAGATCTTCTTTATTTCATTCAAATAGTTAACAATTGAAATATTACCTTGTTTTAAAGAAGACAGTTTCATCCTGAGTTGAAGAAACCAGAGAAAATCTTTCCTCAATGGATTTCCATAGATCATAAGATGCTGCTGGTCCAACAACATAAGAAATCACCCTTTCTGATATTGTTGATTGTATCCAAAGTATCAATATTTGATCTCTTCATTCCAGTAAGTATACTCCGGATTGATAATTTCCTCAGGTACCGCATTTTGAGTAGCATAGAGACAAGGATATGATCCATTTATGAATCTGAGAACATTAAACTTTTTGAATAAAGGTAAAAGTAAAGCtttccaagttaagaaattaTGATCCCGAAGTTTCAAGGGAACAATATGAGAAAGTGTATTAAGTGGAATCTTGGAAATGTTTGAATCCATTACAAAATAGAGAAAGATAATTTAAGTAAAGTTGCAGATTTAATGGCGGAAGCAAAGAAAATTGGAAATCATGCTCTTTGGCTAGAGAAGTATCGAGGAAAGTAAATCTTAATAAacccaaaaaaagaaagagtataatgtctcaacaaacatgaaaaacagaTCCGCAAACTAATAAATTTGGGGATTTGTTGGGTGAGACAGTAGAACAAACGCGTGCTTGATGAAAAATCGGACGATTGAACAAAAAACGCGTGGACCATCATCAAGCGCCCACGACTCTTCCACTCACACCAAGTACAATTTCTGATTCCCAAAAATTACTTCACTATTTTTCTTTATCTTATTTCGGTCTGATTTACCATAGTGCAAAAACGcgtgtgttcatccacgtggatgaacaaaaaaaatatttgttaatTGCCATACGAATTGCCCTTACGGTTAGAGTCGCAAATGCTTACAACAGAAAATGATAAAGGCACACTAACACTCACTACAGGCACCTACGTTTACACTTCAGTAGACTGTAGCTAAACCATCATGTACTCACCTGTTTTAACCCCAGATTACATTACCCTACAAAAAAATTTATACGACTCTTTCCAGACCAAAAATAAATCCCCAATTCCAATTACTCCATTTTCCTATAAACCCTAGATTGATTTTCTAAGATCTCTCTAAACCATCCCTTCTGAATAACACTTGTTTCTTCCACTTCCAGGGTTTCATCATTCATTCATGGAGTATTTCAAGTTTCTCTCTATGGAAATCGCACTAGAGATTCTAACTGGTTTACCAACAGAATCAGTACTGGAATGCAAATTAGTTAGCAAAACCTGGAGAAATCTTGTTCGTCATCCATCATTCTCCAAGATGCACGTCCATCGTCATCTCTCAAATCCTGATTCTGATTCtggtaagttgggttttcttgCTTTGAGTCGTACTGAAATTGGGAATAATGAAAATTTTCGGTGTTTTGAGTGTAATCAAGATGATGTATCTACACCAATTGAAAGCATTAGAAGGATTAATTTAGCATCCCCTTTTAGCTATACTATAATTGTTGGTTCATGTAATGGCTTGATATGTCTTTCTGGAGGCACATTACGACCTTATTTTATATGTAACCCCATCACCAAAGAATATGTTCTGCTTCCAGAAATCAAGATCAATAGTGATATCAGTCAGTATGTTGTCTCCACTAGCGGATTTGGTTATGTTTCTTCGACCAATGAGTACAAAGTTGTAGGAATTTTTATGTTGAAGAAGACCCATTTTCTAGAAGTCCACATATATAGTCTAGGCAGTGGGCTTGGATGGAGAAACCTTGGAAATTTCGATTGTGATATCAGCAATTTTTTCTGGGAACATCGACAAGGTATCTTTGCTAATGGAGCTCTTTGTTGGCTGACGCTGGAGAACGAAATATCCGAAATCATTACCTTTGATTTGTCTGAGGAAATCTTTTGTGAAAATCTCTTGACACCACCTCCTTCGCCACCAGAGAGTTATTCTTTAGGTAATAGAATAGGGGTTGTGGATGGGTTTTTGTTTTTTGCTATTTGTTTAGTTATCGAAGGAGTCCTAAGTTATGACGTGTGGCTACTCAAAAAGAAGAATGGCAATCACGACATGAAAGATCAGGGAGAGGAACATCAGTCATTCATTTGGAATCAAGATTTTGAAATTTATGATATCGAATTATTAGCCATTACAAAGAGTGATGGTGTTTTATGCCTCTGGGATAAGTATCTCAACTTTTATGACCTTAAAGCGGCAACCTCTAAATGGCTTGTGGATTTGAAGAAACCGGTAGTTCAAGTATTACCTCACAAGAATACCTTTGTTTCGTTGAAGGAATTAGGGGAAGAAGGTACAAAAACAATGGAGTCAATAGAAGCCATGATCAGCCATTGAAGCAGCTATAAAAGGATGAGATCACTGCGTACACACTTATATACTGGTAATCTCCATTGAGCATCTGAAGTAATGTTCATATCATTCTATATAAACTTGTGAGTTTAATTTTGAAATTGAACAAGTAACCTTTGTGTGAACCTAAATGTTATTGACTTGTGTTGCtgagtaatatatatatatatatatgtatgcatAGATTACTTCTATTCTGTCTTTGTATCGTCGTCCCAACTTTATGGGAGTGCTTTTTATGTGAGTTAGGCTCTATTGCTTTGTTAAGTGTGCATTTTGTTAGTGACACGACCCTATTTCGATGGGTGTGATGTACAATGTAATGACTATTCGTGTATACATGGGAGGAAGCATAAACTCTTTTGATGTGTGTCTTTATCCATCACAAATTTCACAATAACAGGAGAGTCAATTATGCACAGTTGTCAGTAATAACTAAAATGATTTATGTTATCATTCTGTCATCAACTACAACCAGCTGAATTGTTTGTCGTCAATAAGCTACTTTTCCATCTCTATGGGAAGGATCAATGAGCAAGGTTCCTTGCAGTTGCAGAGTACAGCCAGGATTAACAAAAATCACTCTATTGGCATCGAGGATTTTGACATCTTCATCCTAATGGCTGAGTTTGCACATAAATTGTATTTATTCACATACATAATGCCTACTTCCAGTTGTATTAATTTTCCCTTTCCTTAACTCTGATTCAGTTAGGTTTCAAGTTGTACCATTTCTTGACACGAGTTTCTGGGGATGTCTGAGTCTGTTCACAATAGcgtcgatatatatatatatatctaggcTTTATTCAGTAGCCCAACACTAGCTCTGCCAAAACTGTTGTTGATGTCTCATTCCTTAGGCTTCTGTACCATTTTTACTTTTCCTATTATTAGCTACTTGAGATATCCGAGTGAAGAATGCTTAGCTCACAGTGTCCAGGTAAAAGCTTTTGAAGCACTCTCAGGAGTCACACAATGATAGCCTATAACTGTTTCAAAAGCATAACTCGTTGTTGGCCTCCATATAAGCCTCTCGTGCTTCTGCTAACTGTAGGAATGTATTGTTGGTTGATGCGACAAGAATAAATACAAAGTAATTATGGAGGGTCCTTGCAGATATGGTAGCACATGTTGAAATCCTTGATAGCATTGATTGTCCAAAAAAGTGAATTGACTAtgtaatattattattatctgTTTCATGTTCCTCTATAATGGCTGAAACCAGCCGGAAATTTACTGCTAGTTTTGATGAATGTGGTGGTGGTTTAAAtggaacatcttttgttgagagaATTATTGAATTTTTTGTGCCGATGTTACTTCAAGAAGATCGAAGCTTTTTTAAGGTGTGCCCCAGGCCAGAGCATTTCGTCAAGAAAGTTCGGTAGTTTTGGAACTCCAGAAGGTTCCCGCAAGCTGTAGAGGAGTTACAATGTTCACAAATTGTACAATGCATTTGAAAAGGTACGTATTTAAATTCCCTCGCTTATGATGTTTTTGCATTTTACATTTATATCGCTACCATAGAGTACATGAACTTTATTCCCAGAGTTGAGGACTAGGATTTACTAGGCACGAAAGCATACACTTCTGTCCTGCTTAAAACTTAGAATGTTATCTCAGAGGTGCATCGGACAGGAATTATGTTTCTGTAgctcctgagctttttagaggaGATCCATGTCCAAACGTTATGAAACATGTCTCAATGAGCGTGACAGGGTTCTTAAGAAATCAAGATATTGAAGGCGTCACAATTTCGAGGGTTTTTCTTTTGTATATCGGTTGTTGGGATTCTGTCACAATATATATGATCTGAAATTAAACTTGCAACACAATGTAAATACGGAGAACCTATTTAGATTAGTCACAGCACTTACCTTTTTCTTTGATCTCCCCGCCCAATAGACATCACGGTGTTTATGATTACTGTAGATATATTTGAGTCCTGCTGTTGGAAGTTTAAGGTGTTTATGATGGAAAGAAGACTGAAGCTGGTTTAAGGTGTGCCCCAGGGCAGATCATTTCGTCGATAAAGTTTGCTAGCTTTGGAAATCCAGAAGGTTCCTGCAAGCTTTAGAGGAGTTACCATGTTCACAAATCGTACAATGTATTTCGAAAGGTACGTATTTAAATTCCTTTGCTTACGATGTTTTTGCATTTTACATTTATATCGCTACCATAGAGTACATGAAATTTATTCCCAGCTCGAGCAACTTAAACATCTGTTAGGTCTACAGAGTTGTGGACTAGGATTTACTAGGCACGAAAGCATACTCTTCTGTTCTGCTTAAAATTTAGAATGTTATCTCAGTGGTACATTGGACAGGAATTATGTTTCTGTAGCTCCTGAGCTTTCTGGAGGAGATCCATGTCCAAACATTACGAAACATCTCTGACTGATCGTGACAGGAATTTCGAGGGTTTTCTGTATAGGTTGTAGGGATTCCGTCACAATATTTATGATCTGAAATTAAACCTGCAACTACCAGAGATTTGGTATTCACACAACTTTAAGACAGAGAATCTGTTTAGAGTAGTCACAGCACTTGCCTTTTTCTTTTGTATCCCCGCGCCATGGACATCACGGAGTTTATGATTACTGTAGGTATATTTGAGTCCTGCTGTTTGAAGCTTAGTAGCCAGGAGCGGGAACGGGGTCGGGAACGAGAGCGAGGACGGGAACGGGAATcgtaaatttttcaaaaaatgaAAATCGAGGAACGAGTCGGGAACGTAAATTAGCTTTAGTTTTACTACTAGTTCTCCAAATTTATAATCTGGACCAAGACAACAACCTGCAATATTTAGAAAATCTTAATGAAGCATCAACTTTCTACTACTAGTATCCTACAATATAGCTCTCGTTCATTCACTTCTTTTGTCTCTTCTCATTATTTACAACTTTCTAAATCCGATTTAGTGCTTGTGTATCATGTGAACCTGGGGTTGGAAGTGGTGTAGACTCACGCATGGGTTGGAAGTGGTGTAGACTCCCGTGTAGAGCCAAAAGTATCTGTTATATACGGACCATTACATCTATTTTATAGGATTCTGAGATAAACTAGCTAGATATCCTAGAATATAGGAACTAGATATAGGATAGATATACTAGACAAAGATGTGAAGATAATATACAGTTAGTAGGATATTTAGCCAGATTCAGTAGCCAGAAATTGTGGGTATTTTAAGATATACGTTCTTCCCTTGCTAAAAGCGCGTTTCCTTCTTGCCAGGAACGCGTTCCCATCACGGTTTTCACTGACGAACGCAAATTCGCGGTTCTCACTGTGATTCGTGATGACTGTTCACGTTCCTGGCTACTAAGGTTTGAAGTATTGGTACTTCCATAAGATTGTACTTAGCCGATATTGGAGATATGATGCTTCATTTCCTTGTTACTGTGATAGGCCAGTGTCCAACCTCATGGATATACATGAAGTGTTGTGCTAGCTATCTTTTTGTTGGAATATCATAATTTGTAATTGTGTCTGGTCAAGTTATCAGTCAGCAAACAAAGTTTGCCAAAGTCAATGCGAACAAGAGAAAACTAGAACTAGGTTAGTCATACTAGTGTGAACTAGTTTATATAGTCTACCAAGTTATGTATACTTGCAAGTCAAGTATACTTGCAGTATACACATGTATTCTTGGAAGCCAAGTAGTATACTTGGAGGCCAAGTAGTTCTAGCCTATATAAAGGCAGATGAGTATCCATTGTAAATGTGTGAGCAAGAAATACTAATAACAATCTAGAGTTTACAGAGAACTACATCTTGCTCCACCACTATTACTATCTCTATCTATCTAGGAGCTCTGTATGAGCAACTCTAACACTAGCTCATACATCTACACACTACCTTCTATCAACATATTATCCAGAGTCAAATTCATACAAAAATGAACACTTTTTTATCCATATTTcttagattgttttttttttcccattGGCATACTATACTAAGTCTTCAACCACATCAGAACAAATATGGGTGACATGCTTATGGAGGGGTTAAGATAATATTTGGTAGCCAAGCTATCTGTCTTTGGGCGATTACCCGTTTCCATGGGGAAAAAAAAGCAATTTCAACGTGTTGGCAGattttttatgacatatcactGAACTGTCGTTTGGATTAATTTTCCTCTCGATAGACAGAGAGCTTGCAACCATGTTCACATGATGTAGTTAAC comes from Papaver somniferum cultivar HN1 chromosome 7, ASM357369v1, whole genome shotgun sequence and encodes:
- the LOC113293663 gene encoding F-box/kelch-repeat protein At3g23880-like, giving the protein MEYFKFLSMEIALEILTGLPTESVLECKLVSKTWRNLVRHPSFSKMHVHRHLSNPDSDSGKLGFLALSRTEIGNNENFRCFECNQDDVSTPIESIRRINLASPFSYTIIVGSCNGLICLSGGTLRPYFICNPITKEYVLLPEIKINSDISQYVVSTSGFGYVSSTNEYKVVGIFMLKKTHFLEVHIYSLGSGLGWRNLGNFDCDISNFFWEHRQGIFANGALCWLTLENEISEIITFDLSEEIFCENLLTPPPSPPESYSLGNRIGVVDGFLFFAICLVIEGVLSYDVWLLKKKNGNHDMKDQGEEHQSFIWNQDFEIYDIELLAITKSDGVLCLWDKYLNFYDLKAATSKWLVDLKKPVVQVLPHKNTFVSLKELGEEGTKTMESIEAMISH